A genomic stretch from Oncorhynchus tshawytscha isolate Ot180627B linkage group LG07, Otsh_v2.0, whole genome shotgun sequence includes:
- the LOC112254238 gene encoding guanine nucleotide-binding protein G(t) subunit alpha-like has protein sequence MGAGASAEDKHSKELEKKLKEDAEKDARTVKLLLLGAGESGKSTIVKQMKIIHQDGYSLEESMEFVTIIYSNTLQSIMAIVKGMTQLNIGYGDTAQQDDSRKLMHLADTIEEGSMPKELSDIIIRLWKDTGIQACYDRASEYQLNDSAGYYLNDLERLVQPGYIPTEQDMLRSRVKTTGIIETQFGLKDLNFRMFDVGGQRSERKKWIHCFEGVTCIIFIAALSAYDMVLVEDDEVNRMHESLHLFNSICNHRYFIATSIVLFLNKKDVFTEKIKKAHLSMCFPDYDGPNTYEDAGNYIKLQFLDLNLRRDIKEVYSHMTCATDTENVKFVFDAVTDIIIKENLKSCGLF, from the exons ATGGGGGCCGGAGCGAGTGCAGAGGACAAGCACTCCAAAGAGCTGGAGAAGAAACTCAAGGAGGATGCAGAGAAGGACGCCAGGACAGTcaagctgctgctgctgg GTGCTGGAGAATCAGGAAAGAGCACAATCGTCAAACAGATGAA AATTATCCATCAAGATGGTTACTCTCTTGAAGAGTCCATGGAGTTTGTCACCATCATCTACAGCAATACCCTTCAGTCCATCATGGCGATTGTAAAGGGTATGACTCAACTCAACATCGGCTACGGTGACACCGCTCAGCAG gacgATTCCAGGAAGCTCATGCACCTGGCAGACACCATTGAGGAGGGTTCCATGCCCAAAGAGCTGTCTGACATCATCATCCGGCTGTGGAAGGACACTGGTATCCAGGCATGCTACGACAGGGCCTCTGAGTACCAGCTTAACGACTCCGCTGGATA ctatctgaatgaCTTGGAGAGGCTGGTCCAGCCTGGATACATCCCCACTGAGCAGGACATGTTGCGATCAAGAGTAAAGACCACTGGTATCATAGAGACCCAGTTCGGCTTAAAAGACCTCAACTTCAG gATGTTTGACGTGGGCGGCCAGCGCTCAGAGAGGAAGAAATGGATCCACTGCTTTGAGGGAGTGACCTGTATTATCTTCATCGCTGCTCTGAGCGCCTACGACATGGTGCTGGTGGAGGATGACGAAGTG AACCGAATGCACGAGAGTCTCCACCTGTTCAACAGCATCTGCAACCACCGCTACTTTATTGCCACCTCCATCGTACTCTTCCTCAACAAGAAAGACGTCTTCACCGAGAAGATCAAGAAAGCTCACCTCAGCATGTGCTTCCCCGACTACGACG GCCCCAATACCTATGAGGATGCTGGCAACTACATCAAACTCCAGTTCCTGGACCTGAACTTGCGGCGAGATATCAAGGAGGTCTACTCACACATGACCTGTGCCACAGACACAGAGAACGTCAAGTTTGTGTTTGACGCCGTAACCGACATCATCATCAAAGAAAACCTAAAGAGTTGTGGTCTCTTCTAA